The following coding sequences lie in one Bordetella genomosp. 9 genomic window:
- a CDS encoding 4Fe-4S binding protein, giving the protein MAVAVARATARVADYLRDHAPLLRKLQWGIVALYAFLLIVPAMMPLPDNTASVFNNLTVVAQFAFWGIWWPFVLVSMPIMGRAWCGLFCPEGMLTEWASERGQGHAIPRWMRWGGWPFVAFALTTIYGQLVSVYQYPLAVLAVLGGSTLAAMAVGWRYGRSKRVWCKYLCPVNGVFHLLAKLSPWHYRVNEEAWRHPVIRIQPVNCAPLVPLRQMKSAGDCHMCGRCSGYRGAITLAPRSPEDEIVRVADGDAWQTALLIFGMMGIAMGAFLWTASPWFVTIKQAAATWLIERDIMWPLLDNAPWFVLTHYPQVNDSFSWLDGACILFFIGATTAIVGGALYLALWLADRLLPMRADASRSTLGGAGVHKLAQALIPSAGIGVFLGLSATTITLLKHEGVSAHWANPVRFTLLTLAIAWTLRLAWRVMGQRTGAVGRRVAAWLVYAAGLVPFCVAWVLFFVIW; this is encoded by the coding sequence ATGGCTGTAGCAGTGGCGCGGGCAACCGCCCGCGTAGCCGATTACCTGCGTGACCATGCCCCGCTGCTGCGCAAGCTGCAGTGGGGCATCGTCGCGCTGTACGCGTTTCTTCTCATCGTTCCGGCGATGATGCCGCTGCCCGACAACACGGCGTCGGTCTTCAACAACCTGACCGTGGTCGCGCAGTTCGCGTTCTGGGGCATCTGGTGGCCATTTGTCCTGGTGTCCATGCCGATCATGGGACGGGCTTGGTGCGGCCTGTTCTGCCCGGAAGGCATGCTGACCGAATGGGCGAGCGAACGCGGCCAGGGACATGCCATTCCCCGCTGGATGCGCTGGGGCGGTTGGCCCTTCGTGGCGTTTGCCCTGACCACGATCTACGGTCAACTTGTCAGCGTGTATCAATATCCGCTTGCGGTGCTTGCCGTGCTGGGCGGATCCACCCTGGCGGCCATGGCCGTCGGCTGGCGCTACGGCCGCAGCAAGCGCGTCTGGTGCAAATACCTGTGTCCGGTAAACGGCGTGTTTCACCTGCTCGCCAAGCTGTCGCCCTGGCACTACCGGGTCAACGAAGAAGCCTGGCGGCATCCGGTCATCCGCATCCAGCCGGTCAATTGCGCGCCCCTGGTTCCGCTGCGCCAGATGAAAAGCGCCGGCGATTGCCACATGTGCGGCCGTTGCAGCGGTTACCGCGGGGCAATCACGCTGGCGCCCCGTTCCCCCGAGGATGAAATCGTGCGCGTTGCCGATGGCGACGCGTGGCAGACCGCGCTGCTGATCTTCGGCATGATGGGCATCGCGATGGGCGCGTTTCTGTGGACGGCCAGCCCCTGGTTCGTGACCATCAAGCAGGCGGCCGCCACCTGGCTGATCGAGCGCGACATCATGTGGCCGCTGCTCGATAACGCGCCATGGTTCGTGCTGACTCACTATCCGCAGGTCAATGACAGTTTTTCGTGGCTGGACGGCGCCTGCATCCTGTTCTTCATCGGCGCCACGACGGCCATCGTGGGCGGCGCGCTTTACCTGGCGCTGTGGCTGGCGGACCGCCTGCTTCCCATGCGGGCGGACGCAAGCCGCTCCACGCTGGGTGGCGCAGGGGTGCACAAACTCGCGCAGGCCTTGATACCGAGCGCCGGTATCGGCGTCTTCCTGGGGCTGTCGGCCACCACCATCACCCTGCTCAAGCACGAGGGCGTGAGCGCCCATTGGGCCAATCCGGTGCGGTTCACGCTGCTGACCCTGGCGATCGCGTGGACGCTGCGCCTGGCCTGGCGTGTCATGGGCCAGCGTACCGGCGCCGTGGGCCGCCGGGTGGCCGCTTGGCTCGTGTACGCGGCGGGGCTCGTGCCGTTCTGCGTTGCCTGGGTGCTGTTTTTCGTCATCTGGTAA
- a CDS encoding PhzF family phenazine biosynthesis protein — translation MRTYRFRILNVFAESAFGGNPLCVFEDGRGLSDAEMQALALQFNLSETTFILPSEAATARVRIFTPGYEMPFAGHPTLGTSQVVRALTNAGDRITLEMQAGIVPVQAEGNVWTFAAPGGASPKVTAPSLPAERIAAQMGVMPRDLAGAPLWVDTGAHQLLIPLGSADAVRRAAPDPALLAEWEISKAGRKTAYLFAFDGHGPDGAERVVARYFFVKPGGGVVEDPGTGSACANLGGWAVATGRALPLRARIEQGEQTGRPCVLGLEVTADKEVRVQGQVWEFGDGVISLP, via the coding sequence ATGAGAACCTACCGTTTCCGCATTCTGAACGTGTTCGCCGAATCGGCTTTCGGCGGCAATCCCCTGTGTGTGTTTGAAGACGGCCGTGGTCTCAGCGACGCGGAGATGCAGGCGCTGGCCCTGCAGTTCAACCTGTCGGAGACCACCTTCATCCTGCCTTCCGAGGCCGCCACGGCGCGAGTGCGCATCTTCACGCCCGGCTACGAGATGCCGTTCGCGGGCCATCCGACGCTGGGTACGTCGCAGGTCGTGCGGGCGCTGACCAACGCCGGCGATCGCATTACCCTGGAAATGCAAGCGGGCATCGTGCCGGTGCAGGCCGAGGGGAACGTCTGGACTTTCGCGGCGCCGGGTGGCGCATCCCCCAAAGTCACGGCGCCATCGCTGCCGGCGGAACGGATCGCCGCGCAGATGGGCGTGATGCCCCGGGATCTCGCTGGGGCGCCGCTGTGGGTCGATACCGGCGCCCATCAATTGCTGATCCCCTTGGGAAGCGCCGACGCAGTACGGCGTGCGGCGCCCGACCCCGCGCTGCTCGCGGAGTGGGAAATCAGCAAGGCGGGCAGAAAGACTGCCTACCTGTTTGCCTTCGATGGCCATGGCCCGGACGGCGCCGAGCGCGTGGTGGCGCGCTATTTTTTCGTCAAACCTGGAGGCGGCGTGGTGGAAGACCCGGGAACGGGCTCGGCATGCGCCAACCTTGGCGGCTGGGCGGTTGCCACGGGGCGAGCCTTGCCCTTGCGGGCGCGTATCGAACAGGGCGAGCAGACGGGGCGTCCCTGCGTGCTGGGCCTGGAGGTAACGGCGGACAAGGAAGTCCGCGTCCAAGGTCAGGTCTGGGAGTTCGGCGACGGGGTCATCTCGTTGCCGTGA
- a CDS encoding BON domain-containing protein: protein MRTRHIIAAAVLGLNAAALPFAHAADNTDGKSKQSVGEYASDAVITTKVKAAIVADKSLSALDVAVETNNGVVTLTGTVPSAAQSDTATHVARGVEGVKQVKNELKVDASKARK from the coding sequence ATGCGCACTCGCCATATCATCGCCGCCGCCGTATTGGGCCTGAATGCCGCCGCGCTGCCGTTCGCGCATGCGGCCGACAACACGGACGGAAAATCCAAGCAGTCTGTCGGCGAATATGCCTCGGACGCCGTCATCACGACCAAAGTGAAGGCCGCAATCGTGGCGGACAAGTCGCTCAGCGCGCTGGACGTCGCCGTGGAAACCAATAACGGCGTGGTCACGCTGACGGGCACCGTCCCGTCCGCGGCGCAAAGCGACACCGCGACTCACGTGGCCCGCGGCGTCGAGGGCGTCAAGCAGGTCAAGAACGAGCTGAAGGTGGATGCCAGCAAAGCCCGGAAGTAA
- a CDS encoding DUF1328 domain-containing protein yields MLYYAAVFFVIAIIAAVLGFGGIAAGAAGIAKILFFVFLVLALLSILGGMFRR; encoded by the coding sequence ATGCTGTACTACGCCGCAGTCTTTTTCGTTATTGCCATCATCGCCGCCGTTCTCGGTTTCGGCGGCATCGCCGCGGGCGCGGCTGGCATTGCCAAGATCCTCTTCTTCGTCTTCCTGGTACTGGCGCTGCTTTCCATCCTGGGCGGCATGTTCCGAAGGTAG
- the cphA gene encoding cyanophycin synthetase, producing MHVSRLRALRGPNLWSRNTAIEAIVTCDDLECSIDRMPEVEPRLRARFPQLGLLRPEGYEGTISVAHMLEQVALTLQAHAGCPVAFSRTAATVEPGVFQVVVEYTEEAVGRLAFELGEALCRAALDDTGFDLSGALRQLRELDEDVRLGPSTGAIVQAAVARNIPYRRLTQGSMVQFGWGSRQRRIQAAETDRTGAIAESIAQDKDLTKMLLDAAGVPVPLGRTVSSADDAWAAAQELGGPVVVKPRDGSQGRGVAVNIETRERIAAAYAAAAEISRDVIVERYIPGHDFRLLVVGDTLVAAARRDPPQVSGDGVHTVRELVDEVNRDPLRGDGHATALTKIRIDDIAIATLAKQGLGVDDVPPKGARVVLRNNANLSTGGSATDVTDEVHPELAARAVTAARMIGLDLCGVDVVAESVHLPLEEQRGAIVEINAAPGLRMHLNPSFGKGRAVGEAIIANMFADGEDGRIPLVAVAGTNGKTTTVRLTAHILGQDGKRVGMTNSDGVYIGQRRIDTGDCSGPRSARSVLLHPDVDAAVLETARGGILREGLAFDRCNVAVVTNIGMGDHLGLGYITTVEELAVVKRVIVQYVQANGYAVLNAADPIVADMASSCPGSIIFFAADGHHPRMSTHRAQGGRVVYRDGGHLVAAQGADVTRIALADIPLTRNGTIGFQVENAMAAIGAAWGLDVPWALIRQGLKTFVNDAASAPGRFNVFDYRGATVIADYGHNPDAIIALVGAVETMPARRRVALISGAGDRRDEDLRRQTEILGDAFDDVLLYEDQCQRGRADGEVLALLREGLRGATRTRYIDEIRGEFKAIDAALARLQAGDLCLILVDQVEEALAHIARRIGETTGMAQ from the coding sequence ATGCACGTCTCCCGTCTACGCGCGCTGCGCGGCCCCAACCTGTGGAGCCGCAACACCGCCATCGAAGCCATCGTTACCTGCGACGATCTGGAGTGTTCCATCGATCGCATGCCCGAGGTTGAACCGCGCCTGCGCGCACGCTTTCCGCAATTGGGGCTGCTGCGTCCCGAAGGCTACGAAGGGACCATATCGGTCGCGCACATGCTGGAACAGGTCGCCTTGACGCTGCAGGCGCATGCGGGTTGCCCGGTGGCGTTCAGCCGCACCGCCGCCACCGTGGAACCGGGCGTCTTCCAGGTCGTGGTCGAATACACGGAAGAAGCCGTCGGGCGGCTGGCGTTCGAGCTTGGGGAAGCATTGTGCCGCGCGGCGCTCGACGATACGGGATTCGATCTGTCCGGCGCGCTGCGGCAACTGCGCGAGCTGGACGAGGACGTGCGCCTGGGCCCGAGCACCGGCGCCATCGTGCAGGCGGCCGTGGCGCGCAACATCCCTTATCGGCGCTTGACGCAGGGAAGCATGGTGCAATTCGGCTGGGGCTCACGGCAGCGCCGCATCCAGGCCGCCGAAACGGACCGCACCGGCGCCATCGCGGAATCGATTGCGCAGGACAAGGATCTGACCAAGATGCTGCTGGACGCCGCCGGCGTGCCGGTCCCGCTCGGACGCACGGTCTCCAGCGCCGATGACGCCTGGGCCGCCGCGCAGGAGCTGGGCGGCCCGGTCGTCGTCAAGCCGCGCGACGGCAGCCAGGGCCGCGGCGTGGCCGTCAACATCGAAACGCGCGAACGCATCGCCGCCGCGTATGCGGCCGCCGCGGAGATCAGCCGCGACGTAATCGTCGAGCGCTACATCCCGGGCCACGATTTCCGGCTTCTGGTGGTGGGCGACACGCTGGTCGCCGCCGCGCGCCGCGATCCGCCGCAGGTCTCGGGCGATGGCGTTCATACCGTGCGCGAACTGGTCGACGAGGTCAATCGGGACCCGCTGCGCGGCGACGGCCACGCCACCGCGCTGACCAAGATCCGCATCGACGATATCGCCATCGCGACGTTGGCCAAACAGGGCCTGGGCGTGGACGACGTGCCGCCCAAAGGCGCCCGCGTGGTGCTGCGCAACAACGCCAACCTGAGCACGGGCGGCTCGGCCACGGACGTGACCGATGAAGTCCATCCGGAACTGGCGGCCCGCGCCGTCACCGCCGCGCGCATGATCGGCCTGGATCTGTGCGGCGTGGACGTGGTGGCCGAAAGCGTCCATCTGCCGCTGGAGGAGCAGCGCGGCGCCATCGTCGAAATCAATGCCGCGCCCGGCCTGCGCATGCATCTGAACCCCTCGTTCGGCAAAGGCCGGGCTGTCGGCGAGGCCATCATCGCCAACATGTTCGCCGACGGCGAGGACGGCCGCATTCCCCTGGTTGCCGTGGCCGGGACCAACGGCAAGACGACCACGGTCCGATTGACGGCGCACATACTGGGCCAGGACGGCAAGCGTGTCGGCATGACGAATTCCGATGGCGTGTACATCGGCCAGCGGCGCATCGATACGGGCGATTGCAGCGGTCCGCGCAGCGCCCGCAGCGTACTGCTGCACCCCGACGTCGACGCCGCGGTGCTTGAAACCGCGCGCGGCGGCATTCTGCGCGAGGGCCTGGCCTTCGACCGCTGCAATGTCGCGGTGGTGACCAATATCGGCATGGGCGACCATCTGGGCCTGGGCTACATCACCACCGTGGAAGAGCTGGCCGTGGTCAAGCGCGTGATCGTGCAGTATGTGCAGGCCAATGGCTATGCCGTGCTGAACGCCGCCGATCCCATCGTGGCCGACATGGCGTCCAGTTGCCCCGGAAGCATCATCTTTTTTGCCGCCGACGGACACCATCCCCGCATGTCCACGCATCGCGCGCAGGGCGGACGGGTGGTGTATCGGGACGGCGGCCATCTGGTGGCCGCCCAGGGCGCCGACGTTACGCGCATCGCGCTGGCCGACATTCCTCTTACCCGCAACGGCACCATCGGATTCCAGGTGGAAAACGCCATGGCCGCCATCGGCGCGGCGTGGGGGCTGGACGTCCCATGGGCGCTGATCCGCCAGGGCCTGAAGACATTCGTCAACGATGCCGCGAGCGCGCCGGGCCGGTTCAATGTCTTCGATTATCGCGGCGCGACGGTTATCGCGGACTATGGTCATAACCCGGACGCCATCATTGCGTTGGTGGGCGCGGTCGAAACCATGCCCGCCAGGCGGCGCGTGGCCTTGATCAGCGGCGCGGGCGACCGCCGCGACGAAGACCTGCGGCGGCAGACCGAGATCCTGGGCGATGCCTTCGACGACGTTCTGCTGTACGAAGACCAATGCCAGCGCGGACGCGCGGACGGCGAAGTCCTGGCCCTGCTGAGGGAAGGCCTGCGCGGCGCGACCCGCACCCGCTACATCGATGAAATACGTGGCGAATTCAAAGCCATCGACGCAGCCCTGGCGCGCCTGCAAGCGGGTGACCTGTGCCTGATCCTAGTAGACCAGGTGGAGGAAGCCCTGGCCCACATCGCGCGGCGCATCGGGGAAACGACCGGCATGGCGCAGTGA
- the cphA gene encoding cyanophycin synthetase, with protein sequence MKKKDIEFLDVVALRGPNIWTYRPVLEAWVDIGELEDHPSNTIPGFPERLSSWLPTLIEHRCSPGVRGGFLQRLREGTWPAHILEHVTLELQNLAGLPGGFGKARETAKRGVYKVIVRAWQEDVTRAALGEARDLVMAAMEDRPFDVEATISRLRRMVDRHCLGPSTACIVDAADDRDIPYIRLFEGNLVQLGYGARQRRIWTAETDRTSAIAEGISRDKDLTKRLLAECGVPVPEGRVVESVGQAWEAACDIGTPVVVKPYDGNHGRGVFTNLNSYEEVKAAYEVAVEEGSGVLVERFVPGNEHRLLVVGERMVAAARGEPAWVTGDGEHTIEELIDLQINTDPRRGRGEDCPLNLVRLDSAATLEVARQGFQADSVPPAGRRVLIQRNGNVAFDVTDQVHPEVAHAVTLAARIVGLDVAGVDLVAEDISRPLEEQRGAIVEVNAGPGLLMHLKPADGQPRPVGQAIIDHLFPPGEDGRIPVVGVSGTNGKTVVARLTARLLQLWGRHVGLACSEGLYFNQRQVERGDRADWASGRRVLMNRSVDAAVIENSSSVILRQGLAYDRCQVGIVTNIDQADHLGEHDIRDLDGMVNVMRTQVDVVLPTGAAVLNARDERVAAMAPLCDGEVVFFGLDAQLPAIASHLALGKRAVFVRDGDVVLAQGQHEQRLTAVAAIPLTVGGRVAFQLENVLAAVAGAWALGVPADIIRVGVEAFEADRPDPPWQFHVVQHRDITAVVDGAHNASALRALIAAAENFPASRRRIVYGAGKDRRDQDLLDLGRLLGEAFDDVVLYDDATVPTQRAPGEARALLRTGAHQGTRAAAIADEPDHATAIRSALAAARPGDLIVLQCDEGSADTTLHCLRHWIGQN encoded by the coding sequence ATGAAAAAGAAAGACATTGAATTTCTCGATGTCGTGGCTTTGCGCGGCCCGAACATCTGGACCTATCGTCCGGTGCTGGAAGCCTGGGTCGATATCGGTGAGCTGGAAGACCATCCGTCCAACACCATTCCCGGCTTCCCGGAACGCCTGTCCAGCTGGCTGCCGACGCTGATCGAACACCGATGCAGCCCCGGCGTGCGCGGCGGTTTCCTGCAGCGCTTGCGCGAAGGCACCTGGCCGGCGCATATCCTCGAACACGTCACGCTGGAGCTGCAGAACCTGGCCGGATTGCCCGGAGGGTTCGGCAAGGCGCGCGAAACCGCCAAACGCGGGGTATACAAGGTCATCGTGCGCGCCTGGCAGGAAGACGTGACCCGTGCGGCGCTGGGCGAGGCGCGCGATCTGGTGATGGCGGCCATGGAAGACCGCCCTTTCGATGTGGAAGCAACGATCTCCCGCCTGCGACGCATGGTCGATCGCCACTGCCTGGGACCGAGCACGGCGTGTATCGTCGATGCCGCCGACGATCGCGACATTCCTTACATCCGCCTGTTTGAAGGCAATCTGGTGCAGTTGGGCTACGGCGCGCGCCAACGGCGGATATGGACGGCGGAAACGGACCGCACCAGCGCCATCGCCGAAGGCATCTCGCGCGACAAGGACCTGACCAAGCGGCTGCTCGCGGAGTGCGGCGTACCCGTGCCGGAGGGCCGTGTGGTGGAATCCGTCGGCCAGGCCTGGGAAGCGGCATGCGACATCGGCACGCCGGTCGTGGTCAAACCTTATGACGGCAATCATGGCCGGGGTGTTTTCACCAACCTGAACAGTTATGAAGAGGTAAAGGCCGCATACGAAGTAGCCGTGGAAGAAGGCAGCGGCGTACTGGTCGAACGCTTCGTCCCGGGCAACGAGCACCGCCTTCTGGTGGTGGGCGAGCGCATGGTCGCGGCTGCCCGTGGGGAGCCGGCCTGGGTGACCGGCGACGGCGAGCACACCATCGAGGAACTGATCGACCTGCAGATCAATACCGATCCCCGCCGCGGCCGCGGCGAGGACTGCCCCTTGAATCTGGTGCGGCTGGATTCGGCCGCCACGCTGGAAGTCGCGCGCCAAGGGTTCCAGGCCGATAGCGTGCCGCCGGCCGGACGCCGCGTACTGATCCAGCGCAACGGCAATGTCGCCTTCGACGTCACGGACCAGGTGCATCCCGAAGTCGCCCACGCCGTCACGCTTGCCGCGCGCATCGTGGGGCTTGACGTCGCGGGCGTGGACCTGGTGGCCGAGGACATTTCACGCCCGCTGGAAGAACAGCGCGGCGCGATCGTCGAGGTTAACGCCGGGCCCGGACTCCTGATGCACCTGAAGCCCGCGGACGGCCAGCCGCGTCCGGTGGGGCAAGCCATCATCGACCATCTCTTTCCGCCCGGTGAAGACGGCCGCATACCCGTCGTGGGCGTATCGGGCACGAACGGAAAAACCGTGGTCGCGCGCTTGACGGCGCGTCTGCTGCAACTGTGGGGCCGGCATGTGGGCCTGGCTTGCAGCGAAGGGCTGTACTTCAATCAACGGCAGGTCGAGCGAGGCGACCGCGCCGACTGGGCCAGCGGCCGCCGCGTGCTGATGAACCGCTCCGTGGATGCGGCCGTCATCGAAAACAGCAGCTCGGTGATCCTGCGCCAAGGGCTGGCCTACGATCGCTGCCAGGTCGGCATCGTCACCAACATCGACCAGGCGGATCATCTGGGCGAACACGACATCCGCGATCTGGACGGCATGGTCAACGTCATGCGAACCCAGGTCGACGTCGTGCTGCCGACCGGCGCGGCGGTACTGAACGCGCGCGACGAGCGGGTCGCCGCCATGGCCCCGCTGTGCGACGGCGAGGTGGTGTTTTTCGGTTTGGATGCGCAATTGCCCGCCATCGCCTCGCATCTGGCGCTGGGCAAGCGCGCGGTGTTCGTGCGCGATGGCGATGTCGTGCTGGCGCAAGGACAACATGAGCAGCGGCTGACCGCAGTCGCGGCGATCCCATTGACGGTCGGCGGCCGCGTTGCGTTCCAACTGGAAAACGTGCTTGCCGCCGTGGCCGGCGCCTGGGCGCTTGGCGTGCCGGCCGACATCATCCGCGTCGGTGTCGAGGCATTCGAAGCGGACCGGCCGGACCCGCCATGGCAGTTTCACGTGGTGCAGCACCGGGACATTACGGCGGTTGTCGATGGCGCCCACAACGCCTCGGCGCTGCGTGCCCTGATCGCGGCGGCGGAGAACTTTCCGGCATCGCGCCGCCGCATCGTGTACGGCGCCGGCAAGGACAGGCGCGACCAGGATCTTCTCGACCTGGGCAGGCTGCTGGGCGAGGCCTTCGACGACGTGGTGCTGTATGACGACGCCACGGTGCCGACGCAACGCGCGCCCGGTGAAGCGCGCGCGCTGCTGCGTACCGGCGCGCATCAGGGCACGCGCGCCGCCGCCATCGCTGACGAGCCCGATCATGCAACCGCGATCCGGTCGGCCCTCGCGGCCGCCCGGCCCGGCGACCTGATCGTCCTGCAGTGCGACGAAGGCAGTGCGGACACCACCCTGCATTGCCTCCGTCACTGGATCGGACAGAACTAA
- a CDS encoding cyanophycin metabolism-associated ABC transporter has protein sequence MKKPDPVSVQDGNALPAERRAEMLAQLADGETLLAWLPLDLDASLKFRDGVIFLTDRAIVAREPGAANWRRWPYETTEDLIVSDHAGAGCLELQSRDARLAIWRYTLGRHPAALRLRDAYVRQRQIAQGMAPAEPPAERVCTNCLAPLAADQEACAGCNPPVPAAPSTWALLRLWRFAVPYQVPLTIGFILTVLATAATLVPPYLTMPLMDDVLIPFQNGAPIDSQRVILYLSGLFGSAILAWVLGWGRTYILAWVSERIGADLRTTTYEHLQHLSLAYFGGKRTGDLIARIGSESDRICVFLSLHLLDFATDVLMIAMTAAILISINPWLALVTLVPLPFIGWMIHIVRDHLKHGFEKVDRVWSEITNVLADTIPGIRVVKAFAQEKREVRRFREANQRNLDVNDRVNRVWALFSPTVTLLTEIGLLVVWVYGIWQVSRHDITVGVLAAFLSYIGRFYTRLDSMSRIVSVTQKAAAGAKRIFDILDHVSSVPEARNPVQVGRVDGRIELRDVGFRYGNRSVIRGLNLRIEPGTMVGLVGHSGSGKSTLINLICRFYDVSEGAVLVDGTDIRTMGIASYRRNIGLVLQEPFLFFGTIAENIAYGKPDATREEIVAAARAAHAHEFILRLPHGYDSLVGERGQALSGGERQRISIARALLIDPRILILDEATSSVDTATEKEIQKALDNLVRGRTTIAIAHRLSTLRKADRLVVLDRGRIVEQGNHEQLMAAGGAYYALYQAQARHAEAGGEDAAGDDDDDDLVAQA, from the coding sequence ATGAAAAAACCCGATCCAGTGTCCGTCCAGGACGGAAATGCCCTGCCGGCCGAGCGGCGGGCTGAAATGCTTGCGCAACTGGCCGACGGCGAGACGTTGCTCGCCTGGCTGCCGCTAGACCTCGATGCTTCGCTGAAGTTCCGCGATGGCGTGATTTTTCTTACGGATCGAGCCATCGTCGCCCGGGAGCCGGGCGCCGCAAACTGGCGGCGGTGGCCATACGAAACCACCGAAGACCTGATCGTGTCCGATCATGCCGGCGCGGGGTGCCTGGAACTGCAGAGCAGGGACGCGCGTTTGGCGATATGGCGATATACCCTGGGCCGGCACCCGGCCGCGCTTCGGTTGCGCGATGCATATGTGCGGCAACGCCAGATCGCGCAGGGCATGGCGCCCGCCGAACCCCCTGCCGAACGCGTGTGCACGAACTGTCTTGCGCCGCTCGCCGCAGACCAGGAGGCGTGCGCCGGGTGCAATCCGCCGGTCCCGGCGGCGCCATCGACATGGGCTTTGCTGCGATTGTGGCGCTTCGCGGTGCCGTACCAGGTCCCGCTGACGATCGGCTTCATCCTCACGGTACTCGCCACCGCCGCAACGCTGGTGCCGCCGTACCTGACAATGCCCTTAATGGATGACGTCCTTATCCCATTCCAGAATGGCGCGCCGATCGATTCGCAGCGCGTCATCCTGTACTTGTCGGGGCTGTTCGGATCCGCCATCCTGGCGTGGGTATTGGGCTGGGGCCGCACCTACATTCTCGCCTGGGTCAGCGAACGCATCGGCGCGGACCTGCGCACCACTACCTACGAACATCTGCAGCATCTTTCCCTGGCCTACTTCGGCGGCAAGCGCACTGGCGACCTGATCGCGCGCATCGGCAGCGAATCCGATCGCATCTGCGTCTTCCTTTCGCTGCACCTGCTCGATTTCGCCACCGATGTGCTGATGATCGCGATGACAGCGGCCATCCTCATCTCCATCAATCCCTGGCTGGCGCTGGTGACCCTGGTGCCGCTGCCGTTCATCGGCTGGATGATTCATATCGTCCGCGACCATCTGAAGCATGGCTTCGAGAAGGTCGACCGCGTCTGGTCGGAGATCACCAATGTGCTGGCCGATACGATACCCGGCATTCGGGTGGTGAAGGCCTTCGCGCAGGAAAAGCGCGAGGTGCGCCGCTTCCGCGAAGCCAACCAGCGCAACCTCGACGTGAACGACCGCGTGAACCGGGTGTGGGCCCTGTTTTCCCCGACCGTCACGCTGCTCACCGAGATCGGCCTGCTGGTGGTGTGGGTGTACGGGATCTGGCAGGTCTCGCGCCATGACATCACCGTCGGCGTGCTGGCGGCCTTCCTGTCGTACATCGGCCGTTTCTATACCCGCCTGGATTCGATGAGCCGTATCGTTTCCGTGACGCAGAAGGCGGCTGCCGGCGCGAAGCGCATCTTCGATATTCTCGACCATGTTTCGAGCGTTCCCGAGGCGCGCAATCCCGTTCAGGTGGGACGCGTGGACGGACGCATCGAGCTGCGCGACGTGGGGTTTCGCTACGGCAACCGGTCGGTCATACGCGGGCTGAATCTGCGCATCGAGCCGGGAACCATGGTGGGGCTGGTGGGCCACAGCGGCTCGGGCAAGAGCACGCTGATCAATCTGATCTGCCGGTTCTACGACGTATCGGAAGGCGCCGTGCTGGTGGACGGCACGGATATCCGCACCATGGGCATCGCTTCGTACCGCCGCAATATCGGTCTGGTGCTGCAGGAGCCCTTTCTGTTCTTCGGCACGATCGCGGAGAACATCGCCTACGGCAAGCCGGACGCCACGCGGGAAGAAATCGTCGCCGCCGCGCGCGCGGCGCACGCCCATGAATTCATCCTGCGGCTGCCCCATGGCTACGATTCGCTGGTGGGCGAACGCGGACAGGCCCTGTCGGGCGGCGAACGCCAACGGATTTCCATTGCGCGCGCCTTGCTGATCGATCCGCGCATCCTGATCCTGGACGAGGCCACGTCGTCCGTCGATACCGCCACGGAAAAGGAAATCCAGAAGGCGCTGGACAACCTGGTGCGCGGCCGCACCACGATTGCGATCGCTCATCGGCTCAGCACCTTGCGCAAGGCCGACCGCCTGGTCGTGCTGGATCGCGGGCGCATCGTCGAACAGGGCAACCACGAGCAACTGATGGCTGCCGGCGGCGCCTACTACGCGCTGTATCAGGCCCAGGCGCGGCACGCCGAAGCGGGCGGGGAAGACGCTGCCGGAGATGACGACGATGACGATCTCGTCGCGCAGGCCTGA
- a CDS encoding cyanophycin metabolism-associated DUF1854 family protein, with amino-acid sequence MGAPDFRLRRNPHGRLVYEGRDGAVVDGVVPVRAFPISAPEAGCSLVDAGGHEVAWIDRVDDLPHPMRVLVQEALAAREFMPRIQRIASVSGYATPCTWSVQTDRGPTAFVLRGEEDIRRLGGQALLIADSHGIHYLIGDMRALDKQSRKLLDRFL; translated from the coding sequence ATGGGCGCGCCTGATTTCCGCTTGCGGCGCAATCCGCATGGACGTTTGGTGTACGAGGGCCGCGACGGCGCCGTGGTCGATGGCGTCGTGCCGGTGCGCGCGTTTCCGATCTCGGCGCCGGAGGCCGGCTGTTCGCTCGTGGACGCCGGCGGCCACGAGGTGGCCTGGATCGACCGGGTGGACGACCTGCCTCATCCGATGCGCGTGCTGGTGCAGGAAGCGCTGGCGGCGCGGGAATTCATGCCCCGCATCCAGCGCATTGCATCGGTGTCCGGGTACGCGACGCCCTGTACATGGTCCGTCCAGACCGACCGCGGGCCGACGGCCTTCGTGCTGCGCGGCGAAGAAGACATCCGTCGGCTGGGCGGCCAGGCGCTGCTGATCGCCGACAGCCACGGGATCCATTACCTGATCGGCGACATGCGGGCTTTGGACAAGCAAAGCCGCAAGCTGCTCGACCGGTTTCTGTAG